Proteins from one Candidatus Aegiribacteria sp. genomic window:
- the rdgB gene encoding RdgB/HAM1 family non-canonical purine NTP pyrophosphatase, which translates to MKRIVLASGNPDKLTELRYLLKDLEIEVISVCDLIPGWSIEETGATLEENAYLKARDVAERTQLPAIGDDTGLFVDVLGGAPGIYAARFAGSDCSYKDNINKLLQTMLCEENRRASFRTSAVFVSSEMEFSVAGEVTGVIIKEPDGEEGFGYDPVFLPDGIDHTFARCTPEEKHRISHRARAMLKL; encoded by the coding sequence ATGAAACGCATTGTTCTTGCTTCTGGAAACCCGGATAAGCTCACAGAATTGAGATATCTTCTTAAAGACCTCGAAATCGAAGTGATTTCTGTATGCGATCTGATTCCGGGCTGGTCCATCGAGGAGACAGGCGCAACCCTCGAGGAGAACGCCTATCTCAAGGCCAGGGATGTAGCTGAGAGGACTCAATTGCCTGCAATTGGAGATGATACGGGTCTTTTTGTAGATGTACTCGGTGGAGCTCCGGGCATCTACGCCGCCAGATTCGCAGGATCCGACTGTTCGTACAAGGACAATATCAACAAACTTTTACAAACAATGCTCTGCGAAGAGAACAGGAGAGCGTCTTTCAGGACTTCCGCTGTCTTCGTGTCATCCGAGATGGAGTTCAGTGTTGCGGGTGAGGTTACCGGTGTGATAATAAAGGAACCTGATGGAGAAGAAGGATTTGGCTACGATCCGGTTTTTCTGCCGGATGGCATTGACCATACGTTCGCAAGATGCACACCCGAAGAAAAACACCGCATAAGCCACAGAGCCCGCGCTATGCTGAAACT